From Channa argus isolate prfri chromosome 18, Channa argus male v1.0, whole genome shotgun sequence, the proteins below share one genomic window:
- the rimbp2a gene encoding RIMS-binding protein 2 isoform X11 — translation MHEAVDLKQQLQIKHEQALVAHHNKQKQISQVHKAWVQAEQEHEEAVHLLETNKDRMFQSDTVDILKINSTSTLQIPLSTDRKLPRFLTGFKAQQKTGNESATNKPLLISQFLPCTPQTGDRDQPAGELLSLKPSTVTTDRPRSYRRPTPSEMEDEAIQSPRSKPRYTGQVRLCTARYSYNPYDGPNEHPEAELPLVAGKYLYVYGDMDDDGFYEGELLDGQRGLVPSNFVEFVQDKEKLAIQAGEGGEELGPLDHTHLALMTVDGGASQDGLLGLANALVPCSNGTGGPLDPEDLAEDVVPYPRKITLIKQLARSVIVAWEPPLVPLGWGNISGYNVLVDGELRASIPYGGRTKCLLEKLDLDGCVHRVCVQNITDRGLSDELRCTLLVGANVVVAPCGLRVDDIQRDTAELSWLPSNSNYGHTVFLDGVEHAVVKPGRYRLRFLNLKPLTVYKVTVVAQPHQVPWQLPLEQRERKEAGVEFCTQAAGPTPYCCTGPPLPPQDVQVLCGQAPGVLQVCWKPPILSPTRTSNGANVIGYAVCTKGQRIAEVLFPMADHVTVELTRLQCLEAREVIVRTLSVQGESQDSVVAVIPNNLLVPLPPLPLPPPMHPHGGPPPHPHAQPHLQSPHLPHAMAQLPAPPQAHGQPLPVHPQPHPRLSHPAGPPQPQLRLPHPQPQTLHLQPQPPHQGPRPQHQLPLLPHLQSHPIPQRPVSARDLDAKDHAAHHGGGIPTGQSGWDPTCSPSTQPHVPMHGHTLEAPPPANPRSPSPQRILPQPRGTLIPDTVAKAIAREAAQRVAAESGKGDRRQGRYGDQGHSFHQHHSDEEEEDEEGFARARRRGPSVDEFLRGSELGRLPHYSHNEDYHSESSRGSDLSDIMEEEEEELYSEMQLEEGRRRNSHNTPKSNTSAGGRHDRDTERRIHHGAPQPQRRPLMVPSIEVTSENNSEGNLSPTTEDVNYGRVARHRMWSSRRHMGGTRSPHDGYRDRDRHSPTYFDESEPEESFRIFVALFDYDPLSMSPNPDAADEELPFKEGQIIRVYGDKDTDGFYRGEVRGRMGLIPCNMVSEIRAEDEETMDQLIKQGFLPLSTPVDRIEQNRRGLRRDQASRRMVALYDYDPRESSPNVDVEAELTFCAGDIIAVFGDIDEDGFYYGEINGHRGLVPSNFLEEVPDDVEVYLTDTPSQYPQEEPANRPAANSAAAISEGKRVPTETTDTAENDALPVRAPSPIVRPLLPGTMRPLSPTRVPHTPLESRDPQDLANKKKKGLLSKGKKLLKRLSPVK, via the exons ACCAATAAGGACAGAATGTTTcag TCTGATACTGTGGACATCCTTAAAATTAATTCCACCTCCACACTTCAGATCCCCCTCTCAACAGACAGGAAACTCCCACGATTCCTCACTGGATTTAAAGCCCAGCAAAAGACAG GCAATGAGAGCGCAACAAACAAACCGCTACTGATCTCCCAGTTCTTGCCCTGCACACCGCAGACTGGAGACAGAGATCAACCAGCAGGAGAACTGCTGTCTCTCAAACCCAGCACCGTGACAACGGACCGCCCCAGGAGCTATCGACGGCCAACCCCATCAGAG ATGGAGGATGAGGCCATCCAATCTCCCAGGTCCAAGCCTCGCTACACAGGCCAGGTCCGCCTTTGCACTGCCCGCTACAG ctATAACCCTTACGATGGACCAAATGAGCATCCTGAGGCAGAATTACCCCTTGTGGCTGGAAAGTATCTGTATGTGTATGGAGACATGGATGATGATGGCTTCTATGAAG GGGAACTGCTAGATGGCCAGCGAGGACTTGTCCCTTCTAACTTCGTGGAGTTTGTCCAGGACAAGGAAAAGCTGGCAATTCAAGctggggagggaggggaggaatTGGGCCCACTGGACCATACACACCTGGCCTTGATGACAGTGGATGGAGGTGCATCCCAAGATGGCCTTTTAGGCTTAGCTAATGCCTTGGTTCCCTGTAGCAATGGGACAGGGGGGCCCCTGGACCCTGAGGACTTGGCTGAAGATGTTGTGCCTTATCCCCGAAAAATCACCTTGATCAAGCAGCTGGCACGTAGCGTCATTGTGGCATGGGAGCCTCCACTGGTGCCTTTGGGCTGGGGGAATATCTCTGGCTACAATGTGTTAGTAGATGGGGAGCTTCGTGCCAGTATACCATATGGTGGCCGTACCAAGTGTTTGCTGGAGAAGCTGGACCTTGATGGTTGTGttcatcgtgtgtgtgtgcaaaacatCACTGACCGGGGCTTGTCAGATGAGCTGCGGTGCACCTTGCTGGTAGGAGCCAATGTGGTGGTGGCGCCATGCGGTCTGCGGGTGGATGACATTCAGCGTGACACTGCTGAGCTCTCCTGGTTGCCTAGCAACAGTAACTATGGTCACACAGTGTTCTTGGATGGGGTCGAGCATGCTGTGGTAAAGCCAGGAAGGTATAGACTACGCTTCCTTAACCTGAAGCCCCTGACAGTGTACAAAGTGACGGTGGTAGCACAGCCACACCAGGTCCCATGGCAGTTGCCActggagcagagagagagaaaagaagctgGTGTGGAGTTTTGCACTCAGGCTGCAG GTCCAACACCATATTGCTGTACAG GCCCTCCTCTGCCTCCCCAGGATGTACAGGTGCTCTGTGGGCAGGCTCCAGGGGTCCTTCAAGTCTGCTGGAAGCCCCCAATCCTCTCTCCCACACGCACATCTAATGGAGCAAATGTCATTGGTTATGCTGTCTGCACTAAAGGACAAAGG ATAGCTGAGGTGTTGTTCCCAATGGCAGACCATGTTACTGTTGAGCTGACAAGGCTTCAGTGCTTGGAAGCCAGGGAGGTGATCGTCAGGACACTGTCAGTACAGGGAGAATCCCAGGACTCTGTTGTCGCAGTCATTCCAAACAACCTGCTCGTGCCTCTACCTCCGCTTCCCCTGCCACCACCAATGCACCCCCATGGAGGACCACCTCCTCACCCCCATGCTCAACCCCACCTTCAATCCCCTCACCTCCCTCATGCCATGGCTCAGCTTCCTGCTCCACCCCAGGCACATGGGCAACCACTCCCTGTGCATCCTCAGCCCCATCCCAGACTTTCCCATCCAGCTGGACCCCCTCAACCCCAGCTTCGACTCCCACATCCTCAGCCACAGACCCTGCATCTTCAGCCCCAGCCACCTCACCAAGGTCCCAGGCCCCAGCATCAACTGCCACTGCTACCCCACCTTCAATCCCACCCTATACCTCAGAGACCAGTAAGTGCCAGAGACCTGGATGCCAAAGATCATGCGGCCCACCATGGGGGAGGGATTCCAACCGGCCAGTCTGGATGGGACCCTACATGCTCTCCCTCAACTCAGCCTCATGTGCCCATGCATGGCCACACCCTTGAGGCCCCTCCCCCTGCCAATCCACGTTCCCCCTCTCCCCAGAGGATCCTTCCACAACCCAGAGGCACACTCATCCCAGACACTGTGGCCAAAGCGATTGCCCGAGAAGCAGCGCAGAGGGTGGCAGCAGAAAGTGGCAAG GGGGACAGGAGGCAGGGCAGGTACGGAGACCAGGGTCATTCATTTCACCAGCATCACTctgatgaagaagaggaagacgaGGAAGGGTTTGCACGCGCCCGTCGAAGAGGACCCTCAGTTGATGAGTTCCTCAGAGGCTCGGAGCTGGGGAGGCTG CCTCACTATAGTCACAATGAAGATTATCACAGCGAAAGCAGCCGGGGCTCTGACCTGTCTGACATcatggaagaggaggaggaggagctgtaCTCTGAGATGCAGCTGGAAGAGGGACGTCGGCGCAACTCGCACAACACACCCAAG tCAAACACTTCTGCTGGAGGCCGTCATGACCGAGACACTGAGAGAAGAATTCATCATGGTGCTCCCCAGCCTCAAAGACGACCTCTAATGGTCCCTTCCATTG AGGTAACCTCTGAGAATAACAGTGAGGGAAACCTCTCTCCCACCACCGAAGATGTTAACTATGGCAGAGTAGCTCGGCACAGGATGTGGTCATCTCGCAGGCACATGGGCGGCACCAGGTCTCCCCATG ATGGATACAGGGATCGGGATCGCCACTCTCCTACATACTTTGATGAGTCAGAGCCTGAAGAGTCCTTCCGGATCTTTGTGGCCCTCTTTGACTACGATCCTTTATCCATGTCCCCCAACCCAGATGCAGCTGATGAGGAGCTGCCGTTCAAAGAGGGGCAGATCATTAGG GTGTACGGTGATAAAGATACAGATGGGTTTTACAGAGGAGAGGTGAGGGGCAGGATGGGGCTGATTCCTTGTAACATGGTGTCAGAGATACGAGCGGAGGATGAGGAAACTATGGATCAGCTTATCAAACAGGGCTTCCTACCTCTCAGCACCCCAGTGGACAGAATAG AGCAAAACAGAAGAGGTCTCCGTCGAGATCAGGCCTCAAGGAGGATGGTGGCTCTGTATGACTATGACCCCCGAGAGAGCTCCCCCAATGTTGATGTTGAG GCTGAGCTGACCTTCTGTGCTGGTGACATCATTGCTGTGTTTGGAGATATCGATGAAGACGGGTTCTATTAT GGTGAAATCAATGGCCACCGTGGTCTGGTTCCCTCTAACTTTCTGGAAGAAGTGCCTGATGATGTGGAGGTGTATCTGACTGATACTCCGTCCCAATACCCCCAGGAAGAGCCTGCTAACCGGCCCGCTGCCaactctgctgctgccatcTCAGAGGGCAAACGG